The sequence below is a genomic window from Anaerobranca californiensis DSM 14826.
TCACCGTTGATACCATTAAAAGATTTAATAATAATTATAATGATGAAAATTTGCCCCAAAATGAGACAGCTATAGCCAGTGCTACAGCCCTTAGACCATTAATAAAAAATAATAACCCAGCTATAAAAAAATACATCCCTGAATCTAGTTACCAAATTTTAATTGACACTTTAAGTAAACGGCAAATACCGGCAAGTTTAGATCAAATGTCTGAGTTTTTCTTCCAGCTTTTATTAAGGGATGGTACCGAAGGGTTAAAAAAAATGGCTAGAATTGAAATAGGCCTAGAAAATCGAATTTTTCAAAAAGCCATTGATAGTCCTAGTATCACTGAGCTTATTCAATCGGTGCGTTCTAAGAGGTTTGCTAAGAGCAGAATTTCTAGAATTATCCTCCATTTTATTCTAAACCTAAATGAAGAATTACTATTAGAATCTAATGAAAACCCAGGGAGATATTTACGGATCCTTGGTTGTTCTACCCAAGGTCTAAATCTCTTGAAATCTTTAAAAAACAACTGTAATGTCCCCTTTTCATTAAACTACAGTAAGTTATTAAAAGAGTTCAATAAGGAAAAAATTGAAAAAAGACAATTATTGTTGGAAGATTCTGCAACAAATATTTATACTAAATTCTTTTTTAAAAATTTTACTTTGGGTCTAGAATATACCGAAAATGCCATTATTTTTAAAAAATAATGGCATTTTCCCTTATCTGTTTTTTAAATAATTTAAGACTTCATCTAAGCTTGAGACAGCTACTACTTCAATCTTTTTTGCATATCTTTTGGCTTCAGGATAATTTTCTACAGGGCAGAATAAAAGATCTGCTCCTTTTTTTTCTGCTGCAAAAACCTTTTGTTTCATCCCACCAATAGGACCAATAGTGCCATCCCAACGTATTTCCCCAGTTCCAGCAATATTTAGTCCACCAGTAATATCCTCTGTCGTTAAGCGATTATATATTTCCAAGACAAACATAATTCCTGCTGAAGGTCCCCCTATCTTTCCAGTATTAATTTCTATATCTATAGGAGTATCTAACCTTAATTTTTTATTTCTTACCCAAATTCCTAAAGCGGGAATCTCTGGTGATGACTGATTTGAACCTACAGGTACATCTATTTCTAATAATTCGCCATTCCTATTAATTTTAATAGTAACACTTTCCCCTATTTTTTTATTTCTTATTTTTCTCACTACTTGTTCATCAAAGTACACTTCTTCACCATCTATAGCTAATATTATATCTCCTTCTTGCAATAAAGGGTATGCTGTTCCCGTTTGTAAAACCCCTTCTACCAGAACTCCTTCAGAAGTAATTTCCACATCATAGTTTAAATATTTTAAAGCAACGTATTTTGCTTTAATTTGACTATTAGCCATCATTTCTTTAGATAATTCATAATACTCCTCTAAGTCCATATCAGGAGGAATAACAGTTTCTCTTTTGTACAAATCAGTCTTTGAAGATAAAATGCCGTATAAAAATAAAACCGGTGATGCTTTCAGTTGACTTACCGTTAATAAATAAAAATTACCCTCTTGATATGGATATCCTTGTACTTCTACTAATTCTTCAACCAAAATTGCTGATCCCGGAAAGACAACTAAATAACCAGTATCTGCTAAAAACAAAAAAACTACTAAAGAAATAATTAATATTGCCAGAGAAATTTTTTTCAATTTATAGTTTTTCATTTAACCCCTCCATCCCTAGCTTTTCCTTAATTTTACTTAATACCTTCTTACAAGCTTCCTCCCCTGCCATTACCCCTTCATCAACCTTAGAAAACTGCATTGCTCCTATATCCGCTACTTTAGGTAGAATTAGAATATCAGCATCTATTTTTTTATACTTAACTAATTCCCTTTCCATAATGTCAAAGGTTTGTAAAAGAATATCAAAAATGTTGTGTATATCAATTGTTGGTTTAAAGGTATTTACATCTACGGCAATTACTAAATCTGCCCCCATTTCCCTCACTATTGATGCCGGTACCCTATCAACTAAAGCTCCATCAACTAGTAAGCGATTTAAGTACTCTACTGGTTTAAAAATTCCAGGAATACTAATACTAGCTCGAATAGCTTTATATAATGGTCCTTGATCCATTACTACCCTTTCTCCATTTTTAATGTCTGTAGCCACCAACTTAAGGGGTATCTTAGTTTCTTCGATATTACACCCCTTAGTAAGGAGCCTTAGCATTTCTTCTATCCT
It includes:
- a CDS encoding nucleotidyltransferase, yielding MEKVLGVIIEYNPFHNGHLYHLEKAKELTGCRYVVGVMSGNYVQRGEPAIINKWARTEIALNNGVDLVIELPTVYATQSAEGFAKGAVNILANTGIVTHLVFGSEKGDINSLKAAAQKLLDFEEKGMIKEILKKGISYSEGLKELLKDEEILKGSNNILAVEYLKEILRKKLPITVDTIKRFNNNYNDENLPQNETAIASATALRPLIKNNNPAIKKYIPESSYQILIDTLSKRQIPASLDQMSEFFFQLLLRDGTEGLKKMARIEIGLENRIFQKAIDSPSITELIQSVRSKRFAKSRISRIILHFILNLNEELLLESNENPGRYLRILGCSTQGLNLLKSLKNNCNVPFSLNYSKLLKEFNKEKIEKRQLLLEDSATNIYTKFFFKNFTLGLEYTENAIIFKK
- a CDS encoding YlbL family protein, producing MKNYKLKKISLAILIISLVVFLFLADTGYLVVFPGSAILVEELVEVQGYPYQEGNFYLLTVSQLKASPVLFLYGILSSKTDLYKRETVIPPDMDLEEYYELSKEMMANSQIKAKYVALKYLNYDVEITSEGVLVEGVLQTGTAYPLLQEGDIILAIDGEEVYFDEQVVRKIRNKKIGESVTIKINRNGELLEIDVPVGSNQSSPEIPALGIWVRNKKLRLDTPIDIEINTGKIGGPSAGIMFVLEIYNRLTTEDITGGLNIAGTGEIRWDGTIGPIGGMKQKVFAAEKKGADLLFCPVENYPEAKRYAKKIEVVAVSSLDEVLNYLKNR
- a CDS encoding patatin-like phospholipase family protein produces the protein MKEDRPRVGIALGAGAARGLAHIGVLRILKENNIPIDYIAGTSMGALIGSLFAVGISPNMIEKLAANLSNSSWVDLTLPRKGLIAGERIEEMLRLLTKGCNIEETKIPLKLVATDIKNGERVVMDQGPLYKAIRASISIPGIFKPVEYLNRLLVDGALVDRVPASIVREMGADLVIAVDVNTFKPTIDIHNIFDILLQTFDIMERELVKYKKIDADILILPKVADIGAMQFSKVDEGVMAGEEACKKVLSKIKEKLGMEGLNEKL